The following are from one region of the Pseudodesulfovibrio piezophilus C1TLV30 genome:
- a CDS encoding VENN motif pre-toxin domain-containing protein has protein sequence MTEEDIDKLEAVGVDFSKLAAGLAAAVAGADVDTAAGTAENAAQNNAVDTFFDALFVLADAGKIAWGWYTDDDGLLQEGIIDLTADSAALLIPCVPAGSTRVARIFQKAASKTDDVVDAAKAIDNAGDAAKVVDNVADAGKIGENVSGGVKHSDKYAHVGKRLDENAARQFDNKTIKTDDALDLAQDFLGSGYKDMGGGRFLSKDGTRQVRMGDADITGQHAGGNHMNFEILTPNPKKLGKMMIKKKDNLHIFLKD, from the coding sequence ATGACCGAGGAAGATATTGATAAGCTTGAAGCTGTCGGCGTAGACTTTTCGAAGTTGGCGGCTGGATTGGCGGCAGCTGTGGCAGGAGCCGACGTTGATACTGCCGCAGGAACAGCAGAGAACGCCGCTCAAAATAACGCTGTCGATACTTTCTTTGACGCACTCTTTGTTCTGGCGGATGCAGGGAAGATCGCTTGGGGTTGGTATACGGACGATGACGGACTTCTTCAAGAAGGTATCATTGACCTCACTGCTGATAGTGCAGCCCTTCTTATACCATGCGTTCCCGCAGGATCAACCAGAGTCGCTCGTATATTCCAGAAAGCAGCTAGTAAAACAGATGATGTTGTTGATGCAGCAAAAGCTATTGATAATGCAGGAGATGCTGCGAAAGTTGTCGATAATGTCGCTGATGCTGGTAAAATTGGCGAAAATGTATCAGGCGGTGTCAAACATAGTGACAAATATGCTCATGTTGGTAAAAGGCTTGATGAGAATGCAGCAAGACAATTTGATAACAAAACCATTAAAACTGATGATGCTCTTGATTTAGCACAAGATTTTCTTGGCTCAGGGTATAAAGACATGGGTGGTGGACGATTTTTATCTAAAGATGGTACTCGACAAGTACGAATGGGAGATGCTGACATTACAGGTCAACATGCAGGAGGAAACCATATGAATTTTGAAATATTAACTCCTAACCCTAAAAAACTTGGTAAAATGATGATTAAGAAAAAAGACAATCTTCATATCTTTTTGAAGGATTAA
- a CDS encoding Imm32 family immunity protein: MKYTLDISDDNFWEVGAEIEVQIGDDFEAVIKANAKGFISLARLCLQFSLDDVRAHDHLHLDVNTGLEEGSTELIIERT, from the coding sequence ATGAAGTATACCCTTGACATATCAGATGATAATTTTTGGGAAGTTGGGGCCGAAATAGAAGTTCAAATTGGAGATGACTTTGAGGCAGTCATCAAAGCTAATGCAAAAGGATTTATTTCCCTTGCGAGACTTTGCTTGCAGTTCTCTTTGGATGATGTTCGGGCGCATGACCATTTACATCTCGACGTAAATACTGGCCTTGAAGAAGGTTCTACAGAATTAATTATTGAAAGAACTTAA
- a CDS encoding colicin D domain-containing protein, with the protein MTEEDIDKLEAVGVDFSKLAAGLAAAVAGADVDTAAGTAENAAQNNAVDTFFDALFVLADAGKITWGYIIDDDGMVNEGLIDLSADSAAMLIPFVPAGTTRIARIFQKAASKSDDVIDIAKRSVTYSEKQLKRKFKHAGDFGIEGKNYNPSKGERFRKAIDDHVRNTETVEIKGTYRGQDVVHYVNPKTGNNVIKKPDGEFISGWKLKPDQLKNVLTRGKL; encoded by the coding sequence ATGACCGAGGAAGATATTGATAAGCTTGAAGCTGTCGGCGTAGACTTTTCGAAGTTGGCGGCTGGATTGGCGGCAGCTGTGGCAGGAGCCGACGTTGATACTGCCGCAGGAACAGCAGAGAACGCCGCTCAAAATAACGCTGTCGATACTTTCTTTGACGCACTTTTTGTTCTGGCGGATGCAGGGAAGATCACTTGGGGCTATATCATCGATGACGATGGGATGGTTAATGAAGGGTTGATTGATCTTAGTGCAGACAGTGCCGCTATGCTCATACCATTTGTGCCAGCAGGAACAACTAGAATTGCGAGAATATTCCAAAAAGCTGCAAGTAAATCTGATGATGTTATTGATATCGCTAAGCGATCAGTTACTTATTCAGAGAAGCAGTTAAAGCGTAAATTTAAACACGCTGGAGATTTTGGTATTGAAGGAAAAAATTACAATCCTTCAAAAGGTGAAAGATTTAGAAAAGCTATTGACGATCATGTCCGTAATACAGAAACTGTTGAAATAAAAGGAACCTATAGAGGTCAAGATGTGGTTCATTACGTTAACCCCAAAACAGGTAATAATGTTATTAAAAAGCCGGATGGGGAGTTCATTAGTGGGTGGAAATTAAAACCTGACCAGCTAAAAAATGTTTTGACCAGAGGTAAACTTTAA
- a CDS encoding colicin immunity domain-containing protein: MDTTNIYINLIDDFLHYRITASEFEMSFIRQRRQDLNDKNNYNNALEELFFDIDAFCSDPELIEEEDLTEEELRRSCMRTLSDLKSDGKG, from the coding sequence ATGGATACTACGAATATATATATTAATTTAATAGATGATTTCTTACATTATAGAATTACGGCTTCAGAGTTCGAAATGTCATTTATCAGACAACGGCGTCAAGATCTTAATGATAAAAACAATTATAATAATGCATTAGAAGAATTGTTCTTTGATATTGATGCATTCTGCTCTGATCCAGAGTTGATAGAAGAAGAAGATTTAACGGAAGAGGAGCTGCGGAGAAGCTGCATGCGAACTCTTTCTGATTTAAAGTCAGACGGAAAAGGATAG
- a CDS encoding VENN motif pre-toxin domain-containing protein gives MDAGVDVSKLAAGLVAAAAGGDVNTAADVADNAAKNNAFWIAIPILLEVADKILMAADAVEFGEAVITGDVEKQNEIMLGFLIGMGIETTVGSILPGSYVALKGAIKAGKLDVIIDLLPDKAVKWIIEHSDDAIGELRSTLHSKFPDLKADLDNFNFDGLKNSDELNKILAKKKGDTDIPNSGGSSSGGSSSGGSHGNSSGGKPDGSTSGAVDIATQVHAEHLEEMKSLGVKYTHEDVLFTHKMPDDKIAFLEKGSSNGGLAHILEEHKQDFWRKGISKDEIPDFLQQALEKNNVVGYQGQGSGRPIYELVYKGKRQRVAITVGNNGFVVGANPKGLK, from the coding sequence ATGGATGCCGGTGTCGACGTTTCAAAGCTTGCAGCTGGTCTTGTTGCGGCCGCTGCTGGCGGCGATGTCAACACTGCGGCCGATGTGGCAGATAATGCTGCTAAGAACAATGCCTTCTGGATCGCCATACCAATTCTTTTGGAAGTGGCAGACAAGATCCTCATGGCTGCCGATGCCGTGGAATTTGGCGAAGCCGTCATTACAGGGGATGTCGAAAAACAAAACGAGATCATGCTGGGTTTCCTGATCGGCATGGGTATCGAAACCACTGTCGGCAGCATACTCCCCGGCAGCTATGTCGCGCTCAAGGGAGCCATCAAGGCTGGCAAGCTCGACGTGATCATCGACCTGCTTCCAGACAAAGCAGTCAAGTGGATTATCGAACATTCAGACGATGCCATCGGCGAGCTTCGAAGTACGCTTCATTCAAAATTCCCGGACCTGAAAGCTGATCTGGACAACTTTAATTTCGATGGCCTTAAAAATAGCGACGAGCTGAATAAAATTCTCGCCAAGAAAAAGGGCGATACGGATATTCCGAATTCCGGTGGCAGCTCCTCTGGTGGGAGTTCTTCTGGAGGTTCTCACGGGAATTCTTCTGGTGGAAAGCCGGATGGCTCGACAAGTGGGGCTGTCGATATTGCAACACAGGTTCATGCTGAACATCTTGAAGAAATGAAAAGCTTAGGAGTTAAGTATACTCATGAGGATGTACTTTTCACCCACAAAATGCCTGATGATAAGATTGCATTCCTTGAGAAAGGAAGCTCAAATGGGGGGCTCGCTCATATACTTGAAGAACACAAGCAGGACTTTTGGAGAAAAGGTATTTCTAAAGACGAAATTCCAGATTTCCTTCAACAAGCCCTAGAGAAAAACAACGTGGTTGGCTATCAGGGACAAGGAAGCGGTAGACCTATTTACGAACTTGTTTATAAAGGTAAAAGACAGCGTGTTGCAATAACTGTTGGCAATAACGGTTTTGTCGTTGGCGCTAACCCTAAAGGGCTTAAATAA
- a CDS encoding Eco57I restriction-modification methylase domain-containing protein, whose protein sequence is MAVDGVEIDCDALSIAHQSMPSSKLFNEDFLAWDAPHSYDIILGNPPYISKTNLASDQAAACKKIHVEAGLVNKEISNIWTAFVVKAAQLLTPHGVMAFVIPTELLQVKYAQEIRSYLLQSFNRVEIISFRKLAFETLEQDTVILIAHKEATEEGFYFTEVDSIEELSSAEVQLTKHEGAETAKWTSFILSSEELGLVKRLTEACRPISSYCTSVAGIVTAANNFFIVSQGTVEQYDLGGYVKPVIQKGMFVNGSVRYTDVNHE, encoded by the coding sequence TTGGCAGTCGATGGGGTTGAGATTGATTGCGATGCCCTTTCCATTGCGCATCAGAGCATGCCATCTTCTAAGCTTTTTAATGAAGATTTTCTCGCATGGGATGCTCCCCACTCATACGATATCATCCTCGGGAATCCCCCTTACATAAGTAAGACGAATTTGGCGTCGGATCAGGCTGCTGCTTGTAAGAAAATCCATGTAGAAGCAGGGTTGGTCAATAAAGAGATATCAAATATCTGGACAGCTTTTGTTGTGAAAGCTGCCCAGTTGTTGACCCCTCATGGCGTGATGGCCTTCGTGATTCCAACAGAGTTGTTGCAAGTAAAGTACGCTCAAGAAATCAGATCGTATCTGCTTCAGAGTTTTAATCGCGTAGAGATTATCTCATTTAGGAAACTTGCCTTTGAGACTTTAGAACAAGACACAGTTATTCTGATTGCTCATAAGGAGGCAACAGAAGAGGGATTTTATTTTACAGAAGTAGACTCTATTGAGGAGCTTAGTTCAGCTGAAGTTCAATTAACTAAACATGAAGGTGCTGAAACTGCCAAATGGACATCGTTTATCCTTAGTTCTGAAGAACTTGGATTGGTTAAACGATTGACAGAGGCCTGCAGACCAATTTCATCTTACTGCACTTCTGTAGCTGGGATAGTAACTGCGGCGAATAATTTTTTTATTGTATCACAGGGTACTGTTGAGCAGTACGATCTAGGTGGATATGTCAAGCCTGTCATTCAAAAAGGCATGTTTGTGAATGGTTCAGTTAGATATACAGACGTAAATCACGAATAG
- a CDS encoding DUF2721 domain-containing protein, protein MQISVTTPALLFPAISLFMLAFTNRFLSLGGRIRALHDQYRIEPDESIRKQIENLRIRVHMIRRMQGFGVMSMLSCIFSMVCLFQTWELEGEILFGISLIFLILSLGISFMEIRISVNALEILLEDMEREE, encoded by the coding sequence ATGCAAATTTCCGTCACCACACCAGCGCTTCTCTTCCCGGCGATCTCACTTTTCATGCTCGCCTTTACAAACCGTTTTCTCTCACTGGGAGGACGCATCAGAGCCTTGCATGATCAGTACAGGATCGAACCGGATGAATCCATCCGAAAGCAGATCGAAAACCTGCGAATCCGCGTTCACATGATACGCCGAATGCAGGGATTTGGTGTCATGTCCATGCTGAGCTGCATATTTTCCATGGTTTGCCTTTTCCAGACATGGGAATTGGAAGGCGAAATATTATTCGGCATCAGCCTGATCTTTCTCATTCTGTCCCTGGGTATTTCCTTTATGGAAATACGGATATCAGTCAACGCACTCGAAATATTGCTGGAAGATATGGAGCGAGAAGAATAG
- a CDS encoding HD-GYP domain-containing protein, whose product MVKTDMPEYRVSVDQLRIGVFIRLDKTSWFDHPFLFNQFKVKDEDQIALLRNLGMTQVFCIPEKSDILPLRPAEGDKDKTVARRQLPQEIIDHLWEIKRERTRRLRAKKQRIAECEEHFTTCIKTFDNIMTGVLGGNVHSIKEAIAFVERLSTYFLEDRESTLHLMNVVDHAEAAYSHPMNVAVLSLMVGKEAGFDAEEMMALGLGALFHDIGKAHIPKKLLRKKGILTKSEKKLIEQHALAGAAMLTEIDIFPSEVPLIVAHHHERMDGSGSPARLMGEAINRMSRIVAIADAYDNHTNAHIPDDSLTPYLALSYMFGQQKQLFDVEILALFIRCLGVYPPGTVVELSNGSIGMVMSVNPKNQLNPSVVLYDEEVPKKEALIVDLADEADLRVEKSIRLAHLPQEVLDYLSPRTKITYFVDPSGI is encoded by the coding sequence ATGGTGAAAACAGATATGCCGGAATATAGGGTTTCAGTGGACCAATTGCGAATCGGTGTCTTCATCCGCTTGGACAAGACCAGTTGGTTTGATCACCCGTTTCTCTTCAACCAATTCAAGGTTAAAGATGAAGATCAGATAGCACTGCTCCGAAACCTTGGAATGACCCAAGTCTTTTGTATTCCGGAAAAGAGTGACATTCTCCCATTACGCCCTGCTGAAGGAGACAAGGATAAGACTGTCGCAAGACGGCAACTTCCCCAGGAAATCATTGATCACTTATGGGAGATCAAGAGAGAGCGGACCCGGCGTTTACGCGCTAAAAAACAGCGTATAGCCGAGTGCGAAGAACACTTTACCACTTGCATCAAAACTTTTGACAACATCATGACCGGAGTGCTTGGTGGCAATGTGCATTCCATCAAAGAAGCCATCGCTTTTGTTGAACGACTCTCTACCTATTTCCTGGAAGATCGGGAGTCCACACTCCACCTCATGAATGTGGTTGATCATGCCGAGGCAGCTTATTCTCACCCCATGAACGTGGCAGTCCTGTCACTCATGGTTGGCAAGGAAGCTGGCTTTGATGCCGAAGAAATGATGGCGCTTGGCTTGGGGGCACTTTTTCATGACATTGGCAAGGCGCATATTCCGAAAAAGCTTCTCCGAAAAAAAGGGATATTAACCAAATCGGAAAAGAAACTCATTGAGCAACATGCCCTCGCCGGTGCAGCCATGTTGACCGAAATAGATATTTTCCCCTCAGAAGTTCCACTGATTGTCGCTCATCACCATGAGCGCATGGATGGCTCTGGTTCACCTGCCCGACTGATGGGAGAGGCTATCAACAGGATGAGCCGCATTGTCGCCATAGCAGATGCCTATGACAACCATACCAACGCTCATATCCCGGATGATTCCCTCACACCATATCTCGCCCTGTCATATATGTTCGGCCAGCAAAAACAACTTTTCGATGTCGAGATACTCGCTCTCTTTATTCGCTGTCTTGGGGTCTACCCCCCCGGAACAGTTGTCGAATTATCAAACGGATCCATCGGGATGGTGATGTCGGTCAATCCCAAAAATCAGCTCAACCCCAGCGTGGTCCTTTACGATGAAGAAGTACCCAAAAAGGAAGCATTGATCGTGGATCTCGCCGATGAAGCCGACCTGCGAGTGGAAAAATCCATCAGGCTCGCGCACCTTCCACAGGAAGTTCTGGACTACCTGTCACCCAGGACAAAGATAACCTACTTTGTCGATCCAAGCGGTATCTAA
- a CDS encoding carbohydrate ABC transporter permease, with protein sequence MKRAMTPGSFLLYGTLAVLALLFLMPAYMALVTALKMPAEINLPTAWELPSVLNWGSFSQAISLLKPSFVNSVILTICATAGSTLLGSLNGYVFSKWKFKGSEIVFTLFLFGMFIPYQVILIPLFQTLRAMNLYGGLPGLILAHIVYGLPITSLIFRNFYSQIPTALIESGRLDGAGFFSIYTRIVFPLSIPGFVVTSLWQFTQIWNEFLWGICLTRHADNPITVGLAQLAGGQAVSWNLPMAGSIMAAVPVLCIYIFLGRYFIRGLLAGSVKE encoded by the coding sequence ATGAAACGTGCCATGACTCCCGGTTCCTTTTTACTGTACGGAACTCTCGCTGTTCTCGCCCTTCTTTTTCTCATGCCAGCCTATATGGCCTTGGTGACAGCACTCAAAATGCCGGCAGAGATCAATCTTCCAACGGCCTGGGAGCTTCCGTCTGTGCTCAATTGGGGAAGTTTTTCCCAGGCGATTTCGTTGCTCAAACCGAGTTTTGTCAATTCAGTCATTCTCACTATCTGTGCCACGGCCGGGTCCACTCTACTCGGTTCTCTGAATGGATATGTCTTTTCCAAGTGGAAATTCAAGGGAAGTGAAATCGTTTTTACCCTGTTCCTTTTCGGCATGTTTATTCCATATCAGGTCATCCTGATCCCGTTGTTTCAGACCCTGCGCGCTATGAATCTGTATGGCGGGTTGCCGGGGTTGATTCTGGCACATATCGTGTATGGACTGCCGATCACATCATTGATCTTTCGTAATTTCTATTCGCAGATTCCGACTGCGCTCATCGAATCCGGGCGTCTTGACGGGGCCGGATTCTTTTCCATCTATACACGGATCGTCTTTCCTCTTTCGATTCCCGGTTTTGTCGTCACATCGCTGTGGCAGTTTACACAAATCTGGAATGAATTCCTTTGGGGTATCTGTTTGACCCGTCATGCTGATAATCCGATCACGGTCGGGCTGGCTCAGCTGGCCGGGGGACAGGCTGTGAGTTGGAATCTCCCCATGGCAGGGTCGATTATGGCCGCTGTTCCGGTCCTGTGTATTTACATCTTCCTTGGAAGATATTTTATACGCGGATTGCTTGCAGGATCAGTCAAGGAATAG
- a CDS encoding carbohydrate ABC transporter permease, producing the protein MREASRDKYKAFLTLLPSMILIAVFVYGFIGDTIWTSMTDWGGSGSLAFHPQKNFVGLDNYIELFTGFLGSGFRQDLVNAVYYSVMLLVGAIGLGMFIAILLDQKPKGEDILRTIFLYPMALSFIVSGTIWRWLLAPQGGVNILPTYLGLDPLSFDWLSSTGAILEFNWQNLFAILLFLLTFVLILVGLYKLKGNTSRAIKRWLVPGIALGAATWLLGDFLPDALFMEETHGFNMATLGIIMATIWQYSGYTMALYLAGFNGISQDLRDAAMLDGASEVGYYCHVAIPMLKPITISAVIILSHISLKMFDLIFAMTGPDNAETGHPALNMYLTTFRANDFAAGAAIAIVLFLVAATFIVPYLVSQYRHRRRG; encoded by the coding sequence ATGCGCGAAGCATCACGAGATAAATACAAAGCCTTTTTGACATTGTTGCCATCCATGATCCTCATAGCCGTTTTTGTTTACGGCTTCATTGGCGATACCATCTGGACATCCATGACGGATTGGGGTGGCTCCGGGTCACTTGCTTTTCATCCACAGAAAAATTTTGTTGGTTTAGATAATTATATTGAGCTGTTTACAGGCTTTCTGGGAAGCGGTTTTCGGCAGGATCTGGTCAATGCCGTCTATTATTCAGTGATGCTTTTGGTCGGAGCCATAGGTCTTGGAATGTTCATTGCCATTCTCCTTGATCAGAAGCCCAAGGGCGAAGATATCCTGCGCACCATTTTTCTTTACCCCATGGCATTGTCATTCATTGTCTCGGGAACCATTTGGAGATGGCTTCTCGCTCCTCAGGGGGGTGTCAATATCCTTCCCACCTATCTGGGACTGGACCCTCTTTCCTTTGACTGGTTGTCAAGCACTGGGGCCATCCTGGAATTCAATTGGCAGAATCTCTTTGCGATTCTTCTTTTTCTGCTCACATTTGTTCTTATTCTTGTGGGTCTGTACAAGCTCAAGGGAAATACGAGCCGTGCGATCAAACGGTGGCTCGTTCCAGGGATTGCCCTAGGTGCCGCAACGTGGCTTTTGGGCGATTTTTTGCCCGACGCTCTCTTCATGGAAGAGACTCACGGGTTCAATATGGCGACACTTGGTATTATCATGGCGACCATATGGCAGTATTCCGGGTACACCATGGCACTCTACCTAGCTGGGTTCAACGGAATTTCTCAAGATTTACGGGATGCGGCCATGCTCGATGGCGCAAGTGAAGTTGGTTATTACTGCCATGTCGCCATTCCGATGCTCAAACCGATTACTATCAGTGCGGTTATTATTCTGTCACATATCTCGCTGAAAATGTTTGATTTGATCTTTGCCATGACTGGCCCGGATAACGCGGAGACAGGTCATCCCGCGCTCAATATGTATTTGACAACCTTCAGGGCCAACGACTTTGCCGCAGGTGCCGCCATAGCTATCGTTCTTTTTCTGGTGGCAGCCACCTTCATAGTGCCGTACCTGGTCAGCCAATATCGTCATAGAAGGAGAGGCTAA
- a CDS encoding ABC transporter substrate-binding protein: MKTTVAKILMALVAVLVLAAPQAVQAKELTGDLEIFSWWAGDEGPALQALIDIYKKQNPKVDVINATVTGGSGVNAKAVLKTRMLGGEPPDSFQVHSGQELIGTWVKADRMEDLTPLFNEQGWMDVFPKGLIKLIGTDKGIWSVPVNVHRSNVLWYIPANLKKWGVEVPKTWDEFFAIAPKLKAAGVTPLALAQNWTANHLWESVALASLGADNWDALWAGKLKFDSPEGVKAWELFGKVLEYTNSDATSLSWQQATDMVIDGRAAFNIMGDWAAGYMTTTKKLVPGQGYGWEASPDTEGEFLFLADSFGLPKGSPHRDNALTWLKLLGSKEGSDTFNPLKGSISARTDSDLSKYNDYLQSAAADFGKDRVVGSLAHGVAANETFMGGFASVMEMFLKTRNPMAAGKACAQLAKKSGI, translated from the coding sequence ATGAAAACGACCGTTGCGAAGATTCTCATGGCTCTGGTTGCCGTCCTTGTGTTGGCAGCCCCCCAGGCCGTGCAGGCCAAGGAGTTGACTGGCGATCTGGAGATTTTTTCCTGGTGGGCAGGGGATGAAGGTCCAGCCTTGCAGGCCCTGATCGATATTTACAAGAAACAGAATCCCAAGGTGGATGTGATCAATGCCACCGTGACCGGTGGGTCAGGTGTCAATGCCAAGGCTGTTCTGAAAACTCGGATGCTGGGTGGTGAGCCGCCGGATTCCTTTCAGGTCCACTCCGGTCAGGAACTGATCGGTACCTGGGTCAAGGCTGATCGTATGGAAGACCTGACTCCGTTGTTCAATGAGCAGGGATGGATGGATGTTTTTCCCAAAGGGCTGATCAAGCTTATCGGAACCGATAAGGGCATCTGGTCTGTGCCGGTCAATGTTCACCGTTCCAATGTGCTGTGGTACATTCCCGCCAATCTCAAGAAATGGGGTGTGGAAGTTCCCAAAACATGGGATGAATTTTTCGCCATCGCTCCCAAACTCAAGGCGGCAGGAGTCACCCCGCTGGCTCTGGCCCAGAACTGGACTGCCAATCATCTGTGGGAATCCGTTGCCCTGGCTTCCTTGGGTGCGGACAACTGGGATGCTCTGTGGGCCGGAAAGCTGAAGTTTGATTCTCCTGAGGGAGTCAAAGCTTGGGAATTGTTCGGCAAGGTGCTTGAATATACTAACTCCGACGCGACCTCTCTCTCCTGGCAACAGGCGACCGACATGGTTATTGACGGGCGTGCTGCCTTTAACATCATGGGAGACTGGGCCGCCGGTTACATGACGACCACTAAAAAGTTGGTACCGGGTCAAGGGTACGGTTGGGAAGCCTCTCCCGATACCGAGGGCGAATTCCTGTTCCTGGCGGATTCCTTCGGGTTGCCAAAGGGCTCTCCTCACAGGGACAATGCTCTCACATGGTTGAAATTGCTTGGTTCCAAGGAAGGCAGCGACACATTCAATCCGCTCAAGGGGTCTATCTCTGCTCGTACGGATTCCGATTTGAGCAAGTATAATGACTATCTTCAATCTGCGGCTGCTGATTTTGGCAAGGATCGTGTGGTTGGTTCCTTGGCTCATGGCGTTGCCGCCAATGAGACATTCATGGGCGGTTTCGCCTCTGTCATGGAAATGTTCCTGAAAACTAGGAATCCCATGGCGGCTGGCAAGGCGTGCGCTCAATTGGCCAAGAAGTCCGGCATCTAA
- a CDS encoding ABC transporter ATP-binding protein → MAHVELKKVVKRYGNVEVVHGIDLEIKDNEFIVLVGPSGCGKSTVLRMVAGLEEISGGEIHIGDQVVNQMSPKDRNVAMVFQNYALYPHMTVRENMGFSLKMRKRSKDDIQAKVNEAARILELEKYLDRKPSELSGGQRQRVAMGRAMVRKPDVFLFDEPLSNLDAQLRTQMRMELRKMHLRVSTTTIYVTHDQIEAMTLADRIVILKDGHIQQVGTPIDVFEKPANVFVASFIGNPPMNILKGIYEVIDGRRCVVAGKSTFPLVDGKAESLKHGDPVLIGIRPDSIKMGDNIDKLPKEWLCQGEVVVSEILGGQSHLEIVVDGDNELIAEVEGRIVAHPGEIVPIGFEFNRMVLFDPETTNALT, encoded by the coding sequence ATGGCACATGTCGAGTTGAAGAAAGTCGTCAAGCGATACGGCAATGTGGAGGTTGTTCACGGTATAGACCTGGAGATCAAAGACAATGAGTTCATTGTGCTGGTTGGCCCCTCCGGGTGTGGTAAGTCCACTGTGCTGCGCATGGTGGCCGGACTGGAGGAAATCAGCGGCGGAGAAATCCACATTGGCGATCAGGTGGTCAATCAAATGTCGCCGAAAGATCGCAACGTTGCCATGGTCTTTCAGAACTATGCACTGTATCCGCACATGACTGTTCGTGAAAATATGGGGTTCTCCCTGAAAATGCGCAAGCGGTCCAAGGATGACATTCAAGCCAAGGTCAACGAGGCTGCCCGTATTCTTGAACTGGAAAAATATCTGGATAGAAAGCCTTCAGAACTCTCTGGTGGGCAGCGTCAAAGAGTTGCCATGGGACGTGCCATGGTTCGCAAGCCGGATGTTTTCCTTTTTGACGAGCCGTTGTCCAATCTGGATGCCCAGCTCCGCACCCAGATGCGGATGGAATTGCGGAAGATGCATCTCAGGGTGTCCACGACGACCATCTACGTGACGCATGACCAGATAGAAGCGATGACCCTGGCAGATCGTATCGTGATTCTCAAGGATGGGCATATCCAGCAGGTGGGCACGCCCATTGATGTCTTTGAAAAACCAGCCAATGTCTTTGTTGCCAGTTTTATAGGCAATCCTCCCATGAATATTCTCAAGGGGATTTATGAAGTGATCGATGGTCGACGTTGCGTGGTCGCCGGGAAATCAACTTTTCCTTTGGTGGACGGTAAGGCCGAATCCTTGAAACATGGTGACCCGGTGCTGATCGGTATTCGGCCGGATTCCATCAAAATGGGTGATAATATTGACAAGCTACCCAAGGAATGGCTGTGCCAGGGGGAAGTTGTTGTTTCAGAAATTCTCGGTGGGCAGTCTCATTTGGAAATCGTGGTCGATGGCGACAATGAATTGATTGCCGAAGTGGAGGGAAGGATTGTCGCCCATCCTGGTGAGATAGTTCCCATCGGTTTTGAGTTTAACAGAATGGTTCTCTTTGACCCTGAGACAACCAATGCGCTCACTTGA